One genomic region from Spirosoma sp. KCTC 42546 encodes:
- a CDS encoding PadR family transcriptional regulator: MKRSYLGEFEEIVLLTVAVMEGQAYGVALTHEIIEQTGRSVRLNQIHAALQRLEDKGMVKSEMGEPTAERGGRRKRLFTVTAYGRRTLQEIQDVRVNLWTRMPDPFNPAISL; the protein is encoded by the coding sequence ATGAAACGAAGCTATTTGGGCGAGTTCGAAGAGATCGTTCTGCTAACCGTTGCTGTGATGGAAGGACAGGCGTATGGCGTAGCGCTTACGCACGAAATCATTGAGCAAACGGGACGCTCAGTTCGGCTGAACCAGATTCACGCGGCTCTGCAACGACTGGAAGACAAAGGCATGGTAAAATCCGAAATGGGTGAACCCACGGCCGAACGGGGTGGTCGTCGGAAGCGGCTATTTACGGTTACGGCCTATGGTCGGCGAACGCTGCAGGAAATTCAGGATGTGCGGGTGAATTTATGGACCCGGATGCCGGACCCATTCAATCCAGCCATCAGCTTATAA
- a CDS encoding sugar phosphate isomerase/epimerase: protein MKHLTKFLLCGLLLSINAVPLLAQKGPEDKAGWKLGSQAYSFRLFTFAEALRKIDSCGLKYVEAFPGQTIGGGVDGKMDFSMDAATRQAVKKLIKDKGLTVVAYGVVNPKTDDEWKTLFSFAKDMGILNINSEPTPQQMPLVRKLADEYKINVALHNHPKPSRYWHPDTVLAAIGNSKYVGSCSDLGHWVRSGLDPIECLKKLNGHVLGMHFKDVKKDTPDGKYHDVVWGTGDCKIEQVITELKRQKFKGPISAEYEYHWENNGPEIAESVKNFREIYNRVKVQ from the coding sequence ATGAAACATCTGACAAAATTCCTGCTCTGCGGGTTATTGCTTTCGATAAATGCCGTTCCCCTGTTGGCACAGAAAGGACCCGAAGACAAAGCGGGCTGGAAACTAGGCTCTCAAGCCTACTCATTCCGGTTATTCACCTTTGCCGAAGCACTTCGTAAAATAGACAGTTGCGGCCTGAAATACGTGGAGGCTTTTCCGGGTCAGACCATTGGTGGGGGCGTAGACGGTAAAATGGATTTTTCGATGGATGCCGCTACGCGTCAGGCGGTCAAGAAACTGATTAAAGACAAGGGGCTTACGGTAGTGGCTTACGGTGTCGTTAATCCAAAAACCGACGACGAATGGAAGACGTTATTTTCGTTTGCCAAGGATATGGGCATTCTGAACATCAACTCCGAACCCACACCGCAGCAAATGCCGCTGGTTCGTAAACTGGCTGATGAATACAAAATTAACGTAGCGCTACATAATCACCCCAAACCATCGCGTTACTGGCATCCCGATACGGTGCTGGCAGCTATCGGCAACAGCAAATACGTGGGTTCTTGCTCTGATCTTGGTCACTGGGTTCGGTCGGGACTTGACCCAATCGAGTGCCTGAAAAAGCTGAACGGTCACGTACTGGGCATGCACTTCAAGGATGTGAAAAAAGATACCCCCGATGGTAAATACCACGACGTGGTCTGGGGAACAGGCGATTGTAAAATTGAACAGGTTATCACCGAACTAAAACGCCAGAAGTTCAAAGGCCCGATCTCGGCAGAGTACGAGTATCATTGGGAAAACAACGGCCCCGAAATAGCCGAAAGCGTAAAGAACTTCCGGGAGATTTATAACCGGGTGAAGGTGCAGTAA